Proteins encoded in a region of the Zea mays cultivar B73 chromosome 2, Zm-B73-REFERENCE-NAM-5.0, whole genome shotgun sequence genome:
- the LOC100277226 gene encoding uncharacterized protein isoform X2 gives MEPAAAAGESDSSPPPPPEDLSTVEPSPSSSSSATAVVAPETPPPPGAQAVAAAMEAVERDAAAIAESYASLFASLRVALSNVTSTSAENMECLGDVVGRLQESALEASSKGNKYINSCLRLNEEMRGLESLAMQLKILRKNVDSLDLAVSQLLRLP, from the exons ATGGAACCCGCCGCGGCCGCCGGAGAGTCCGATTcttcgccgcccccgcccccggagGACCTTTCTACTGTAGAGCCTTCACCCTCCTCCTCGTCCTCCGCCACGGCCGTCGTTGCTCCCGAAACGCCTCCCCCTCCCGGGGCGCAGGCGGTCGCGGCGGCGATGGAGGCGGTGGAGCGGGACGCGGCTGCCATCGCCGAGAGCTACGCCTCCCTCTTCGCTTCACTCCGCGTCGCTCTATCAAAC GTCACCTCGACGTCGGCGGAGAACATGGAGTGCTTGGGGGACGTCGTCGGCCGCTTGCAGGAATCCG CACTTGAAGCATCTTCGAAAGGAAATAAGTACATCAATTCGTGCTTGAG GTTGAATGAGGAAATGAGAGGCTTGGAAAGCTTAGCTATGCAACT GAAGATTCTACGGAAGAATGTTGATTCACTAGATTTGGCTGTCAGTCAATTGCTTCGCCTTCCCTAG
- the LOC100277226 gene encoding uncharacterized protein isoform X1 has product MEPAAAAGESDSSPPPPPEDLSTVEPSPSSSSSATAVVAPETPPPPGAQAVAAAMEAVERDAAAIAESYASLFASLRVALSNVTSTSAENMECLGDVVGRLQESVMITTSTILCFAALEASSKGNKYINSCLRLNEEMRGLESLAMQLKILRKNVDSLDLAVSQLLRLP; this is encoded by the exons ATGGAACCCGCCGCGGCCGCCGGAGAGTCCGATTcttcgccgcccccgcccccggagGACCTTTCTACTGTAGAGCCTTCACCCTCCTCCTCGTCCTCCGCCACGGCCGTCGTTGCTCCCGAAACGCCTCCCCCTCCCGGGGCGCAGGCGGTCGCGGCGGCGATGGAGGCGGTGGAGCGGGACGCGGCTGCCATCGCCGAGAGCTACGCCTCCCTCTTCGCTTCACTCCGCGTCGCTCTATCAAAC GTCACCTCGACGTCGGCGGAGAACATGGAGTGCTTGGGGGACGTCGTCGGCCGCTTGCAGGAATCCG TTATGATCACTACCTCTACTATATTATGTTTTGCAGCACTTGAAGCATCTTCGAAAGGAAATAAGTACATCAATTCGTGCTTGAG GTTGAATGAGGAAATGAGAGGCTTGGAAAGCTTAGCTATGCAACT GAAGATTCTACGGAAGAATGTTGATTCACTAGATTTGGCTGTCAGTCAATTGCTTCGCCTTCCCTAG
- the LOC100277226 gene encoding uncharacterized protein LOC100277226 isoform 1 (isoform 1 is encoded by transcript variant 1), whose protein sequence is MEPAAAAGESDSSPPPPPEDLSTVEPSPSSSSSATAVVAPETPPPPGAQAVAAAMEAVERDAAAIAESYASLFASLRVALSNVTSTSAENMECLGDVVGRLQESALEASSKGNKYINSCLRLNEEMRGLESLAMQLFYGRMLIH, encoded by the exons ATGGAACCCGCCGCGGCCGCCGGAGAGTCCGATTcttcgccgcccccgcccccggagGACCTTTCTACTGTAGAGCCTTCACCCTCCTCCTCGTCCTCCGCCACGGCCGTCGTTGCTCCCGAAACGCCTCCCCCTCCCGGGGCGCAGGCGGTCGCGGCGGCGATGGAGGCGGTGGAGCGGGACGCGGCTGCCATCGCCGAGAGCTACGCCTCCCTCTTCGCTTCACTCCGCGTCGCTCTATCAAAC GTCACCTCGACGTCGGCGGAGAACATGGAGTGCTTGGGGGACGTCGTCGGCCGCTTGCAGGAATCCG CACTTGAAGCATCTTCGAAAGGAAATAAGTACATCAATTCGTGCTTGAG GTTGAATGAGGAAATGAGAGGCTTGGAAAGCTTAGCTATGCAACT ATTCTACGGAAGAATGTTGATTCACTAG